The genomic window GGCGCGGCTGTAGGCCGCCCCGGTCAGCCCAGCGGCAGCGCCGTGCTGTACAGCACCTGCTTAAGCGCGAAGCTGGAGCGAATGTTGGCCACGCCGGGAATGCGCGTGATGTGGTCGATGATCAGCCGTTCCAGCGCTTCCACGTCCGGCACCACCACGCGCAGCAGGTAGTCGGCGTCGCCCGACATCAGGTAGCACTCCATCACCTGCGGCAGCGCCCCGATCTTGCGCTCGAATGTGTCCAGCGTCTCGCGCCGCTGCTTGTCCAGCGACACCGAGATAAAGACCACCACCTTGAGACCCAGCCGCCGCGCGTCCAGCAACGTCACCCGCCGCGAAATCA from Cupriavidus pauculus includes these protein-coding regions:
- a CDS encoding Lrp/AsnC family transcriptional regulator — protein: MLDIDLDATDIRILGELQRDGSLTNVELASRINLSPSPCLARVKRLEKIGVISRRVTLLDARRLGLKVVVFISVSLDKQRRETLDTFERKIGALPQVMECYLMSGDADYLLRVVVPDVEALERLIIDHITRIPGVANIRSSFALKQVLYSTALPLG